The nucleotide sequence aggtttattcctaggtatcttatggtttggggtgcaattgtaaatgggattgactccttaatttctctttcttctgtcttgttattgatgtagagaaatgcaactgatttctgtgcattgattttatatcctgaaactttactgaattcctgtacaagttctagcagttttggagtggagtcttttgggttttccacatatagtatcatatcatctgcgaagtgtgatagttgtttttgtttgtttgtttgtttgtttgttttttagaattcaAAATCTTTAATAACAACGCAGGATCTGGGGTTAATTTTTGTAGCCTCGGCTGGCCCTCCGGCCTCTGGCGCGCTCGAACTTCCGGCCCTTGGATCTCACGTAGGGTTTGGTGTGGCTATGTGGGGTTCCGGGAGCCTTGCCAAAATGCCTGTACACCTCTCGGCCCTTGCATGGCCCAGACAGCAAGACGGTGCCACAGCCCTTGGGGGAGTCCAGGGCCAACTGGTCAAGGTGAGGATCTTGCCTCCAGCTTTGAGGATGCGGCTCCGGGCACGGCTGCTCACACGCAGCGCGCACACCTTCAGTTTGGGCACCTCCTGGACCCACACGTCATCTGTTATGGTCCCTACAACCACAGCGGTTTTGTTTTCCCGGCCGGGCAGCTTCATCTT is from Mustela erminea isolate mMusErm1 chromosome 4, mMusErm1.Pri, whole genome shotgun sequence and encodes:
- the LOC116588565 gene encoding LOW QUALITY PROTEIN: ribosomal protein L18-like (The sequence of the model RefSeq protein was modified relative to this genomic sequence to represent the inferred CDS: inserted 1 base in 1 codon) translates to MGVDIQHNKDRKVRRKEPKSQDIYLRLLVKLYRFLARRTNSTFNQVVLKRLFMSRTNRPPLPLSRMIQKMKLPGRENKTAVVVGTITDDVWVQEVPKLKVCALRVSSRARSRILKAGGKILTXDQLALDSPKGCGTVLLSGPCKGREVYRHFGKAPGTPHSHTKPYVRSKGRKFERARGRRASRGYKN